Proteins from a genomic interval of Piscinibacter sp. HJYY11:
- a CDS encoding NAD(P)-dependent oxidoreductase has product MRVLITGGAGFIGSHTADALLREGYQVRVLDSLEEPVHPGHAKPAYLDPRIEFIKGDVRNEAVLLDALRGSDYVYHLAAFQDYLPTFSRFFDVNVTSTALIYELIVREKLPVKKVIVASSQAALGEGLYHDANGKAVLPDIRPTEQLERGVWEVQAPKGFSGPLQWQPTDETVANPQNQYGLSKIAEERVALSLGKRYGIPSVAMRYSIVQGPRQSFYNAYSGACRVFSLSFHLGREPMIYEDGQQVRDFVNVQDVVDANLLVLRDERADYEMFNVGGDKAHTVASFATVVAEVFGAKGYQAQPCGKFRFGDTRHICSDVSKLKSLGWKPTRTVHQSVEAYKAWLSTADNAAQILDYCNQQMAALNVVRDVNKA; this is encoded by the coding sequence CATCACCGGCGGTGCCGGCTTCATCGGTTCCCACACCGCCGACGCGCTGCTGCGCGAGGGCTACCAGGTGCGTGTGCTCGACTCGCTGGAAGAGCCGGTGCACCCCGGCCATGCCAAGCCGGCCTACCTCGACCCGCGCATCGAGTTCATCAAAGGCGACGTGCGCAACGAAGCGGTGCTGCTGGATGCGCTGCGCGGCAGCGACTATGTCTACCACCTGGCCGCCTTCCAGGACTACCTGCCGACCTTCAGCCGCTTCTTCGACGTCAACGTGACCAGCACCGCGCTGATCTACGAGCTGATCGTGCGCGAGAAGCTGCCGGTGAAGAAGGTGATCGTGGCCTCCAGCCAGGCGGCGCTCGGCGAAGGTCTTTATCACGATGCCAATGGCAAGGCTGTGCTACCCGACATCCGCCCGACGGAGCAGCTCGAGCGTGGCGTGTGGGAGGTGCAGGCGCCCAAGGGCTTCAGCGGTCCGCTGCAATGGCAGCCGACCGACGAGACGGTCGCCAACCCGCAGAACCAGTACGGCCTGTCGAAGATCGCCGAAGAGCGTGTGGCGCTCTCGCTTGGCAAGCGCTACGGCATCCCGAGCGTGGCGATGCGCTACTCGATCGTGCAGGGGCCGCGCCAGAGCTTCTACAACGCGTACAGCGGCGCCTGCCGCGTGTTTTCCTTGAGCTTCCACCTCGGCCGCGAGCCGATGATCTACGAAGACGGCCAGCAGGTGCGCGACTTCGTGAACGTGCAGGACGTGGTCGACGCCAACCTGCTCGTGCTGCGCGACGAGCGTGCGGACTACGAGATGTTCAACGTGGGCGGCGACAAGGCGCACACGGTGGCCTCGTTCGCGACCGTCGTGGCCGAGGTCTTCGGTGCCAAGGGCTACCAGGCCCAGCCCTGCGGCAAGTTCCGCTTCGGCGACACGCGCCACATCTGCTCCGACGTGAGCAAGCTCAAGTCGCTCGGCTGGAAGCCGACGCGCACGGTGCACCAGAGCGTCGAGGCTTACAAGGCCTGGCTGTCGACCGCCGACAACGCAGCGCAGATCCTCGACTACTGCAACCAGCAGATGGCCGCGCTCAACGTCGTGCGCGACGTCAACAAGGCGTGA
- a CDS encoding nucleotidyltransferase family protein, producing the protein MNATQRKTKAVLLAGGLGTRLRPLTNTVPKCLVEIAGRPLLDYWFQALRAAGITDVLVNNHHLPDAVRAFLDAKRAEGFNAVEAYEPTLLGSAGTVAHNRAWADGADDVLIIYADNLSSLDLSTFMASHRAHGLPMTMLLFHAPNPKACGIAEVDVTGRIVDFVEKPAEPKSDLANAGVYAVTADAWREMADAKAFDLGFDVLPKFVGRMQGHVHEGYHRDIGNLDALEAARAAAPRVFAGRFN; encoded by the coding sequence GTGAACGCGACCCAGCGGAAAACCAAGGCAGTGCTGCTGGCCGGCGGCCTCGGCACACGCTTGCGTCCGCTGACGAACACCGTGCCGAAGTGCCTGGTCGAGATTGCCGGTCGGCCCTTGCTGGATTACTGGTTCCAGGCGCTGCGTGCGGCCGGCATCACCGACGTGCTGGTGAACAACCACCACCTGCCCGATGCGGTGCGGGCGTTCCTCGATGCCAAGCGCGCCGAAGGCTTCAACGCCGTCGAGGCCTACGAGCCGACGCTTCTGGGTTCGGCGGGCACGGTGGCGCACAACCGGGCCTGGGCCGACGGGGCCGATGACGTGCTCATCATCTACGCGGACAACCTGTCGAGCCTGGACCTGAGCACCTTCATGGCCAGCCACCGGGCACATGGCTTGCCCATGACGATGCTGCTGTTCCACGCGCCGAACCCGAAGGCCTGCGGCATTGCCGAGGTCGACGTCACCGGTCGCATCGTCGATTTCGTCGAGAAGCCGGCGGAGCCGAAGTCGGACCTGGCGAATGCGGGCGTGTATGCGGTGACCGCCGATGCGTGGCGCGAGATGGCCGATGCAAAGGCCTTCGACCTCGGCTTCGACGTGCTGCCGAAGTTCGTGGGCCGCATGCAAGGCCATGTGCACGAGGGCTACCACCGCGACATCGGCAACCTCGACGCGCTGGAGGCGGCGCGTGCGGCTGCACCCCGTGTCTTCGCGGGGCGATTCAACTGA
- the galE gene encoding UDP-glucose 4-epimerase GalE, with product MKVLVTGGAGYVGSACLRKLLAEGHDAIAFDNLSEGYEAAVPAGKLVKGDIADTAALTKLMKDHGSEAVMHFAAATYVGESVTNPDHHYNNNIAGTLSLLRAMRQAGVNRMLFSSTCATYGDNPVVPMNETAAQIPCSPYARTKLAVEWMIRDFAHAYGLGFTLLRYFNASGADRDGEFGEAHDPETHLIPLLLQVALGQRDKLMLYGDDYPTPDGTCIRDYVHTDDLAQAHMLAIMATTPTTAEVFNIGTGNGQSVKEVHRACEEVTGRKIPLQVTARRPGDAPALVADPTKLKTQLGWKPEFYDIKRTVETAWAWHQKYPKGYADKVKAQR from the coding sequence ATGAAAGTGCTGGTGACGGGCGGAGCGGGCTATGTGGGCAGTGCGTGCCTGCGCAAGTTGCTGGCCGAGGGCCACGATGCGATTGCCTTCGACAACCTCTCGGAAGGTTATGAAGCCGCCGTGCCCGCGGGCAAGCTGGTCAAGGGCGACATTGCCGACACGGCGGCGCTGACGAAGCTGATGAAGGACCACGGCAGCGAAGCCGTGATGCACTTCGCTGCCGCCACCTACGTGGGCGAATCGGTGACCAACCCCGACCACCACTACAACAACAACATCGCCGGCACGTTGAGCCTGCTGCGTGCGATGCGCCAGGCGGGCGTCAACCGCATGCTGTTCTCCAGCACCTGCGCCACCTATGGCGACAACCCGGTGGTGCCGATGAACGAGACCGCCGCGCAGATCCCGTGTAGCCCGTACGCACGCACCAAGCTGGCGGTCGAGTGGATGATCCGCGACTTCGCGCACGCCTACGGCCTGGGCTTCACGCTGCTGCGCTACTTCAACGCCTCGGGCGCCGACCGCGACGGCGAGTTCGGCGAGGCGCACGACCCCGAGACGCACCTGATCCCGCTGCTGCTGCAGGTGGCCCTCGGCCAGCGCGACAAGCTGATGCTCTATGGCGACGACTACCCCACCCCAGACGGCACCTGCATCCGCGACTACGTGCACACCGACGACCTGGCGCAGGCCCACATGCTGGCCATCATGGCAACCACGCCGACGACGGCCGAGGTCTTCAACATCGGCACCGGCAACGGCCAGTCGGTGAAGGAAGTGCACCGTGCCTGCGAAGAGGTCACCGGCAGGAAGATCCCGCTGCAGGTCACGGCCCGCCGCCCGGGCGATGCGCCGGCGCTCGTCGCCGACCCGACCAAGCTCAAGACGCAGCTGGGCTGGAAGCCCGAGTTCTACGACATCAAGCGCACCGTCGAGACGGCATGGGCCTGGCATCAGAAGTACCCGAAGGGCTACGCCGACAAGGTGAAGGCACAGCGCTGA